The genomic interval GGACTCGCCGACCCAGGTGACCCGGACGCTCACGCGCGACGGGGTCAACTGGCACACGCAGCTGGAGTTCGACGAGCCGGGCCTCTACGAATTGGAGGTGCGGTACCAGAACACGCGGCTGAAGGTGCTGACGGGCCACCTCACGGTCGCCTCCCAGCCCCTCCCACCTGGCTTGAGCTGGGGGTTTCTGGCCCTGTCCGCCGGCGTCGCGCTGACCCTGGGGGTCCGGGCCATGGTGAAGCGGGTGAAGGCCTCCGCCTCCCCGCCCGCGAGCGACACCTCGGCGGGCACGGCGCCGGTCATCACCGCGCCGCCGGAAAGCGCCGGGGCCACCGGGCCGGGCGCATCCTCCGTCCCACCGCCGGATGTGGCGTCGAACCAGTAACTCCTTCCGGAAGCGCAACACCATTCGTACAGGCCCGGCTGCCCTCACCGTGGAACTTTCGTTCCCTGTGACGGCGCCGTAACGCCCTCGTCACGACGTTTGCGCGCCGGGTCGTGCGCGCGCGGTGCGCTGGGCCGTCCTCCACCCGACGTTGCCGTACCGGGCACCGCAGTTGCACAACGCCTCTGCCGGCTGCGACGGGGAGGCGGGGACATGGGCGGGAGGTGGAGGATTCTTCGCGGGAAAAGGGGCCTCCTCGTCGCGGTCCTCATGAGCGGTCCGGTGCTGGCGGCGCCCCCGGACGCGGCGGAGGACTCACTCTCCGGTGGCGTGGTGGATGGCGTCGAGCCCACGGAGAGCGGCCCGCCCGAAGGCGCCGAGCCCCTGGAGCCTTCCACGGCCCTGCCGGAGGACGCGGTGGCGCAGGTGATGCCGCCGCCCTCCCCTCCCCCCGAGAAGAAGAAAAAGAAGCCGGGCGCGCAGCAGGAGGACTCGATGGGCGAGGACTCCACCGCGCTCGACGACACACCGGCGGACGAGGTGCAGCGCGTGCGCGTCTTCGGCCGCGTCTACGCGCGGGCCAGCGCGGATGAGCGGGAGAAGTTCCAGCGCTCGTTGAGCATTCCCTCGGCGCGCGTGGGCGTGGGCACCTCGCTGCCCAACCTGGAGGCGGAGGTGAGCGCGGACCTGGCGGACGCGTCGCTGCTCAAGGACGCCTTCGTGCGGCTGGCGGATGACGCCAAGCGATTCAGGCTCTACGGCGGTCAGTTCAAGGCCCCCTTCCTCCAGCGCCGGCTGGAGGGCTCGTGGAGCCTGCCCATCCAGGGACGCGGCCTGGTGGAGGACTATCTCGGAGACTACGAGCTGGGAGGGCGCCGGCTGGGGTTGATGGGCGAGGTGCGCCTCAAGAGCCTCTGGGACGTGCGGGTCTCCGCGGGAGTCTTCCAAGGCTCCAAGGACGAGCTGGGTGTCCGCACGAAGGAGGACGCCGCGGGGCGCGTCAGCGTGCGTCCGCTCGGGAAGATGCTCACCTTGGGGATGAGCACCTATGTCGCGGAGTTCATGGACCGGGCTCGCCGCCACGCGGTCGCGGTGGACGCCGAATGGAGAAGAGGCGCGTGGAGCGTGACGGGCGAGGTCGTCACGGGACGACTTCCCGTCGGGCCGTTCACCGCGCAGCTCCTGCTGGCGAGTTGGACGGTGCCGGTGACGGTGGAGTGGGCGCTCCAGCCCGTGGTGGGCGTGGAGGGCTTGCAGTTGAGGGGGGACGTGGAGGGTCGAGGCCATTCGCTGTTGGGAGGCCTCAACCTGCTGTTGGGCAGTCGGTTCCGGGGGCAGTTCCAGGTGGAGCGCGCGCTGCGGCCAGGAGATGAGACGCCGGGCCTCGAATACTCGCTGCAGCTGGCGACCCGTTTCTAGTCATGGAGACACGCCATGCTCTCGTTCTCCGAGGGGGAAGTGACCAGGATCCGGCGTGAGTTCAAGCTGGTGCTGGAGGAGCAAGCGGCGCAGGTCTTGAGCCAGCGCCTGTCCGAGGACATGGGCGGGCTGACGCCCATGCCCACGCGCATCGTCTCCGTGTACTTCGACCGGCCCGGCTGTCCGCTGGCGGAGCGCGCGCTGCGCTCCCCCGACGACTGCCTCAAGGTGCGCACGAAGGAGTACGCGCCGGACGTGGGCGCCGAGGGTGTGGAGCGCGTGGTGCTGGAGGTGAAGCGCGAAAGCCACGGCCTCACCCAGAAGCGGCGCGTCTGGGTGCCGCGCGCGGAGCTGGGGCGCGTGCTGGGAGGAGGCACGCGGCTGTTGCCGCTCATCACCGGAGGGAGTCTGTCGCCGGTGCTGGCGGTGACGTATCAGCGCCACGTGTATCCATCGCCCCGCGGCTGGCGGGTGACGGTGGACCGGGACATCGGCTACCACCAGATTGCCCCCGAGGTGGCGATGTCACAGTTTTCCCTGACAAGCGAGCGGCTGGGTCCGCCGCGGTCTCGCGAAGGGCGCGTGGTGGTGGAGGTGAAGCATCTGGGGCAGGAGCTTCCGGACTGGCTGGCGTCGCTCAATCCTGGAGGGGTGCCGACGTACAGCAAGTTCGCGGAAGGGATGGCGAGGGTTCATGCCTTCGTCGTGGATGGGGTCGCGAGGGGATAGACACCGTGTTCATCGACTTCGAGGGGATTGATGGCAGCGGCAAGACGACGCTCTCCAACCTGCTGGCCGGAAGGCTGAAGAAGCTGGGCTACCGGGTGGCGCATGCACGCGAGGGCGGCGAGCTGCGCTCGTCCACGGCCCGGCGCGTGCGGGAGCTCACGCGCGACGCGCGGCTCCTGGAGATGTCGACGCGCGCCGAGTTCTTTCTCAACCTGGCCCGGGACGCCCAGCAGTTGGAGGAAGTGGTGGCGCCCGCGCTCTCCCGGGGTGAGGTGTGCATCACCGACCGTTACCTGTACTCGCAGCTCGCGCTGAGTGGCGGCGGCCGGGGCCTGCCGCTGGCGGAGCTGCGGCCCGCGTGTGAGCTGGCCTCGCAGGGGCTGTGGCCGGACCTGGTCATCCTCGTCGACGTGGACCCGGACCTGGCGCGCTTGCGCAAGCGGCTGGGCAAGGCCCAGTCGGACCGGAGCGCGGAGAGCGACAGCCGCAAGGGCCTGGCGGGCGCGGGGCTCGCCGTGCGCACGCGGGAGGCGTTCCTCGCCCTGGCGAGAGAAGACCCCCGGCGCTGGCTCATCCTCGAGAACAACGACGTGCCGCTGCGCGTGCTGGAGCAGCGCCTGGTCGACGCCGTGGTCGCGCGGCTGGAAGGGCGCGACACGCCCGTGCAACGCATCGTCCCCTCGCCCATCGCCCCGCCTCCTCCAGGGCCGGTGCGAGTGGAGCAAGTGGAGGAGCACTTCTTCCAGACGTTGGATGCAGTGGAGCTGCGCGAGCCGGCGCTGGCGCTGTGGCTACTGGATGGCCTGCCCGGGCTCGCCGCGCACCAGCGCCGGTTGGACTTCGTGGAGCGCTTCCCCTCCCTCACGGCGCGCGGGCTCCAGGGGCTGGATGACGATGCCGCGTGGTCGCTGCGCGAGGTGCTGGCCCCGTTGGCGCCCCTCCAGGTGGCCAGCGGGCTGACAGGCTTGATGAGTCCCCGCGCGGCGATGATGCGCGAGCGGCTGTATGTCCATGCGCCCGCAGAAGTCCTCCAAGGCCTCAAGGCAGACGACTCGCCCCAGGCCTGGGCGCTGCGCGAGCGCGGCATGAGAGATGGGCGGCTGGCGGCGGTGCTGCTCGGCCTCGCGGGGATGGACAGCGAGGAGTCCTGGGTGGTGCGGGAGGCGGGCATGTCTCGCGGACTCCACGCAGAGGTCGCGCGCAGCCTGGGAGGACTGTCCGACGCGAGGGCCGAGGCGCTGCGCGAGGTGCTCCTGCCCCACGACAGGCTGGCGGTGCTGCGCGGGACACTCGGGTTGGACACCCCCGTGGCGCGCGGGCTGCGCGAGGCCTTGGCGGACAAGGCGCTGAAGCTGGTGCTGCGCTCGCTGACGGGGCTCTCGTCACGGGAGTCCTGGGCCCTGCGCGAGCGCTCCGCGCACAAGACGAAGGAGGCCTTGGACTCGGTGGACGGCATGAGCGACCCACGCGCGTGGAAGCTGCGGGTGGCGCACGCGAACCGCTGGCCCGCCACCGTGCTCTCCTCGCTCAGGGGGTTGCCGCTGGAGCCCGAGACGCGCCTGTTGATGGAGCGCATCCTGGAGACTCATGCCACTCGGTTGCCGGTGCTGCGCAACGCGTACTCGGTCATCGCCACGGCGGCGACGCTCGACGCGCGGGGGTGGGTCTCCCGTCCGGGCCGCCCGGCCGTGGAGCCTCCGTCCCAGCAGATGGAAGTCTGAGGGGACGTGCCCATGGACCTCTCGCTTCCTTCCTTCTTCGAAGGCGCCAAGGCGGAGATGAACGCCTTGTCCATCACCGTGATGCTGCCGCGCATGCTCGCGGCGGCGTTCATCGGCGCGCTCCTGTCGCTGCGGCCCTGGCGGGTGCTCCTGCGCAGGCCCCTGCCGAAGTCGGACATGGTTCAGGCGCAGGTGCTGCTGTGCGCCGCGGCGGCGGTCATCACCGCCGTCATCGGCGACAGCGTGGCCAAGGCCTTTGGCCTGGTGGGCCTGGGCGGCTTCGTGCGCTTCCGCTCGGGACTGAAGGACCCTCGCGACGCGGCCATCCTCTTCTTGATGATTGGCCTGGGCATGGCGTGTGGCCATGGCAGCCTGGGGCTCGCGAGCGTGGGCACCGTCTTCGTGGCGGCGCTGCTGTTCGTGCTGGACCTGTTCAACCGCGGAGAGGTGCCCGGCACACTCAAGCAGCGGCTGCTCGTCTCCGCGCAGGCCGATGACCTGGTGACCGCGGAGGCCACGCTGAGGAGCGCGCTGGGTGAGCGCAACGTGTTGGTGAAGAGCTGCGCGCTCGACTTCGACGGGCGGCGGCTGGAGCTGGAGGTGGAGGAGCCTGTGCCCGGCTCTTTGACCGCGGCATTGGGACGTACGGAGGGAATGCCCCTGCGGGGGCTGCGGTGGACGGCGGTGAGCCCCAAGGGGGGACGGGAGGAGCTGACATGAAGCGCTGGTGGATGGCCGCGCTCGCGGCCGGTGGGTTGCTCGTGGGTTGTGGCGGCGGCGAGAACCTGCCACGTGGCGATGGAATGGGGCCGAGGACGCCCGATGGCGACGTGGGACTCCCCGGGGAGCCGCAAGCTCCCGACACCGCCACGTCCCTGTGGCCGCTGACGGAGGGCTCCGTCTGGGTCTACGACATCCAGGACCCCGTGCATGGCCGCTTCCAGAAACACGTGACGGTGGATGGGCCGCGCGATGTGCCGGGGGCTCCGGCGGGCACGACAGGCGTGCTCGTGCGCAGCCGGCAGGACCGCGTCGCGACGGGAGTGCTCTACGAGGAGTACTCGTGGCAGGCCGAGCAGCCCAACGGCCTGGTGGTGCGGCTGCGCGAGGAGGACCATCGGGATGGGGCGCTGGTGCGCACCACCACCTGGTCTCCCGCCACGGTGAAGTCGCTGGCGCGCGCGCCCAGCGCCCTGCCCTGGTCCTACACCAACGCGGTGAAGGAGCTCACCGTGCTGGGCGATGGCAGCCAGGAGGACGGCGACCCGACGTACGCGTGGCGCGTGGTGGAGATGGGGGTGACGGTGCAGACGCGGGCCGGCACCTTCACCAACGCCGTGAAGGTGCGGCGCGAGAAGCTCAACGACGCGGGTGAAGTGAAAGAGGGCAAGGAGCGCACGTACTGGTTGGTGCCCGGCATCGGCAAGGTGCGCGAGGAGGGAGAGCGCACCGAGGACCTCGCGTCCTACGACGTGAAGAAGTAGGCGCACGGCCGCACCTGCGTGGGGCGCGCGAGGGCTTGCCTCGCCGCCCGGGGGCCACCCGCCGCTCAGGATGAACGTCGTGAAATAGACCGTTGGGCCTCCGTCCCGAAATGGTTCGGGAGGAGGCTGCATGCATCGGAAGACCCGCTTCACCCTCATGGCCGTGGCCCTGACGCTCGTGTCGGGCATGGCCTCCGCGGGCGTTCTCGCTCGTGACCCCTACCTCCAGAAGGTTGGACCGGACACTGCCCTGGTGGCGTTCCGGCTGGCGTCCAGTTGCTCGCCCGAGGTGCGTTACGGCACGGGCGCCGTGAGCGAGGTTGCTCGCTCGGAGACCACAGGCCGCAATCACGCGGTGGTGCTGACGGGCCTGAAGCCCGGCACCGAGTACACGTATGAAGTGAGTGCCTGCGGCACCACGACACCCCCCAAACGATTCACCACCGCCCCCGAGCCGGGCACCCGGCGCGTGCACTTCGCCGCCATGGGAGACTTCGGCACGGGAGGCTCGGACCAGCGCAAGGTCGTCGCGCGCATGCTCACGAACAAGCCAGAGCTGTTCGTGGCGCTCGGTGACAACGCCTACCCCGACGGCACCGAGGCCGATTTCCAGAACAACCTCTTCACGCCCATGGCCCCCCTGCTCGCGGAGGTGCCCATGTTCGCCACGCCCGGCAATCACGAATACGTGACGAACGAGGGAGAGCCGTACCTCAACAACCTCTTCATGCCCACCAACAACCCGGCGGGCTCCGAGCGCTACTTCTCCTTCGACTGGGGACACGTGCACTTCGTGTCCATCGACTCCAACTGCGCGCTCGGCCTGTCGGCGCCGAACCGCTGCACGCTGGCGGCCCAGAAGGCGTGGCTGGAGACGGACCTGGCCACGACGAAGCAGCCCTGGAAGGTCGTCTTCTTCCACCACCCGGCCTGGTCCAGCGGCGAGCACGGCTCGCAGCTCACCATGCGCCGCCAGTTCGCGCCGCTCCTCGAGAAGTACGGCGTGGACCTGGTGCTCACGGGGCACGACCACAACTACGAGCGCAGCAAGCCCATGAAGGGTGATGGCATCGCCTCGTCGGGTGGCATCCCGTACCTCGTCGTGGGCGGTGGAGGCGCGGCCCTGCGGCCGTTCGCCGGAGGCCAGCCCGACTGGAGCGTCATCCGCGACAGCAAGGCCTACGGCTACCTGGACGTGGAGGTCGTCGAGGGCGTGCTCAACGCGAAGCTCGTCACCGTCGACAACAAGGTGCTCGACAGCTTCACGCTGCGCAAGGACCTGCCCCCCGTGGAGCAGCCGCCTCCGGCCGCCGCGCTGACCATCAACGTGGAGGGCCAGCGCGGTGTCGCCCCGCACAAGGTCCTCGTCCGCGCGACGACGTCCTCGCCGGACGTCCCGGTGCGCTGGGACTTCGGTGACGGCGGCACGGCCGAGGGACACACCGCGGAGCACGTCTACACCAAAGCCGGTCAATTCACCGTGACGGCGACCGCCACCTTCGGCGCCGTGACGCGCACGGCGACGGCCGTCGTCACCGTCAGCGAGGCCCCAGGTGGAACCCCGGATGGGGGCACCTCGCCTGGAACGGACGGAGGCACCTCGCCTGGAACGGACGGGGGCACCTCGCCTGGAACGGATGGAGGCACCTCGCCTGGGGCGGACGCGGGCACCTCGCCCGGGACGGACGCGGGCACCGGCACGCAGCCTGGGACGGACAACCCCACCCCGCCTCCCGCCATCGCCGACAAGGACGAAGGTTCCGGAGGCGGCGGATGCTCCGCCACCTCCACCGCCACGCTCCTCCCAGCGGGCGGACTGCTGTTGTCACGGCTCCTGAGACGGCGCCGCGCGAGCCGACAGGCCTGAACCCCCGCGCCTTCCCTCCTGGAAGGCGCACCTCTTGCCCGGGTGGACCGGTGGACCCACAGTCCCCGGCCACCCGGGTTTGTTTTCCCCGCTTGTCAACCAGCCCTGGGGATGCAAAGGCCCCTGCCGACATGGCTCAGAAATCCAGATTCCGTCCCAGCGCTCGCCCCGCCGCGAAGAAGTCCTCCGCCCCGCCGCGAGGGAAGAAGCCCACGCTCTCCGAGAGGGAGCGCTCCACGCGACCGCTGCGCGAGGACCTGGTGCTGCAGGCCTGCCTGGAGGCCTACGCGCTGGTGCGCCATGAAGGGCGCCTGTCGGACCGGGCGCTGGACTTCACCTTGCGCCGCAAGGCCAACCTCTATTCATCGGAGCGCCGCGCCGTGGCCGAGCGCGTCTACGCCCTGCTCCGCCGCCAGCGCACGGTGGACTTCCTGCTGGGCCGCGCCCATCCCCGCTTCGACGCGCTGGACGCCACGCGCCAGGACGTGCTGCGGCTTGCCACCTCGCGCGTGCTCCACGGTGAGCCCCTGGCGGACGTGGCGCGCACGTCGTCGCTGGCGCCCTCGGACGTGTCCGCCCTGAACGCCCTGCCCCAGGCCGCCGCGGCGCTGGAGGCCCTGCCGGAGAAGAAGCGCTTCCCCATCGCCGCCTCGCTGCCGGACTTCCTCGCCGAGCGGTTCCTCGCGCTCTACGGCCCGGACGCCGCGCGCGCCGCCGAGGCGATGAACGAGCGCGCCCCGCTCACCGTCCGCGCCAACCTGCTCAAGGAGGACCGCGACGCGCTGGCCAAGCGGCTCGCCGCCGAGGAGGTCGAGTCCAAGGCCACACCCCTGTCCCCCATGGGCCTGCACCTGGAGACGCGCCTCAACGTCTTCTCGCTGACCAGCTTCCGCGAGGGCTTTGTCGAGATTCAGGACGAGGGCAGCCAGCTGCTCGGCATGCTGGTGGATGCGCCGCCCACGCGCGTGGTGGACGCGTGCGCCGGGGCGGGCGGCAAGACGCTCCAGTTGGCCGCGCAGATGAAGAACCGGGGCGACCTGCACGCGCTGGACATCGACGAGCGGCGCCTGGACGACTTGAAGAAGCGAGCGCGCCGGGCGGGTGTGCACAACGTGCGCGCGCAGCTCATCCCCGCGGAGGGCCCGGAGGTGGACTCGGCGCTGGAGGCGCTGGTGGGCAAGGCGGACCGGGTGCTGGTGGACGCGCCGTGCAGCGGCACGGGCACCTTCCGCCGCAAGCCGGACGCGCGCTATCGCCTGACGCCCCAGGACCTGGAGCAGCACGTGGCGCGGCAGAAGCTGCTGCTGGAGCGCTTCTCCCGCATGGTGAAGCCCGGCGGCCGGCTCATCTACGGCACGTGCAGCGTGCTGCGCGAGGAGAACGAGGCCGTCATCGAGGACTTCCTCTCGCGGCACCCTGAGTACACCGTGCGCCCGGTGGCGGAGCTGTTGGGCGCGGAGCTGGGGGCGAAGGTGGGACCGGGCCCGTACCTGCGGCTCGCACCCCACAGCCACGGCACGGATGGCTTCTTCGGAGCCGTTCTCGTCCGGGCGAAGTAGCCTCCGGGGAGAAAGGCCCGGCCATGTCCCACACCGTCCGTTACCGCGTTTCGATGCCTCGGCCCCACACCCACCTGGTGGAGGTGGAGGCCTCGTTCCCTGGTGGCGCCGCCACCCTCGACGCGAGGATGCCGGTGTGGACACCGGGCAGCTACCTGGTGCGCGAGTTCGCCCGCCACGTCCAGGATGTCTCGGCGGCGGCCCCGGACGGGACGGCGCTGCCGGTGCGGCGCATGGACAAGCAGACGTGGCGCGTTCACGCCGGGGGACAGGCCGTCACCCTGCGCTACCGCGTCTACGCCAACGAGCTGACGGTGCGCACCAGCCACGTGGACGGCACCCACGCGTACCTCAATGGCGCCACCGTGTTCCTCTACACGGACGCCACGAGGGACGCGGAGCACCACGTCACGGTGGACGCGCCAAAGGGCTGGAGCACCTTCTGCGCGCTGGACTCGCGCGACGGAGCGTTCATCGCGCCGGACTATGACGCGCTGGTGGACAGCCCCTTCGAGGTGGGGCCCCACACCCCGCTGACCTTCACGGTGGCGGGGGTGCCGCACGACATCGTCGTCTGGGGCGACAGCGTCGCGGACCCGGAGCGGCTGTGCGCCGACTTCCAGCGGCTGTGCGAGGTGCAGGCGCGGCTGTTCGGCGGGCTGCCCATGCGCCGCTACCTGTTCCTGCTGTACCTGACGGACAAGGGGCGCGGAGGACTGGAGCACCAGGCCAGCACCGCCCTGCTCTTCCCCCGCACGGCGCTGGCCACGAACCGGGGTTGGGAAGACCTGCTGACCCTGGCCGCGCACGAGTACTTCCACCTGTGGGTCGTCAAGCGGGTGAAGCCCCGGACGCTGGTGCCCTTCGACTACACGCAGGAGAACTACACCTCGCTGCTGTGGGCCTTCGAAGGCACGACCGCGTACTACGACAACCTCATCGTCCGGCGCTCGGGGCTGATGTCCGCGCAGCGCTACCTCACCCGGTTGGGAGAGACGCTCACCACGCTCCAGTCCACGCCGGGCCGGCGCACGCAGACGCTGCTCGAGGCGTCGATGGTGAGCTGGGTGAAGCACTACCGGCCGGATGAGAACTCCCCCAACAGTGCCATCTCCTACTACTTGAAGGGCGAGGTGGTGTCGGCGCTCCTGGACCTGGAGATTCGCCGGGCCACGCAGGACACACGGGGCCTGGACGACGTGCTGCGACTGTTGTGGGCGCGCCATGGCGACGGCTCGGGCGTGGACGAGGAAGGCGTGGAGGCCGCGGCGAGCGAGGTGGCCGGCGTGGACCTGAAGGCCTTCTTCGACCGGGCGCTGCGCACCACGGAGGAGTTGGACTACTCGGTGCTCTCTCACGTGGGGCTGGAGGCCAGCTTCCGGCCCCGCGAGTCCCCGGGAGACCGCGGGGGCACACCGCCCAAGAGCAGGACGGGCGAGGCGAAGCCCCGAGGGTGGCTGGGCATCACCCTCAAGGGAAGCGCCACGGTGGCCTCGGTGCTGGACGGCTCCCCGGCGCAGGACGCGGGCCTGTATGCCGAGGACGACGTGGTGGCGCTGGACGGCTGGAAGGCGGACGGCAACGCGCTCGTGAGCCGGTGCGAGGACCGCAAGCCCGGGGACACGGTGCGCGTGACGGTGTTCCGCCGGGACAAGCTGATGGAGGTCCCCGTGGTGCTGGGGACGAAGCCCGCGGAGGCGGTGTGGCTCGCGCGCGTGGACAAGCCCACGGACGCGCAGAAGGCCGCCTACCAATCCTGGCTGGGAGCCCCCTGGGACGAGGCCCCTGGCGCGACGTAGGCTTTCGGGAGAATGCCCTCTCCCGCCGCCATCATCTGTCAGACACACCGCGGTGCCCTCGCCGGCTGGCGCTGCCTGGCCTGCCAGGCCTCGCTCTGTCCCGAGTGCGCGGAGGGCCAGCGCATCCAGACGGTGGAGCTGTTCAAGTGCGGCCTGTGCGGCGGGGACGCGGAGGTGCTGCGCATCCATCGCGGCGTGGTGCCACTGTCCCACCGGCTGAAGAGCGCCTGGCGTTATCCCTTCACGCAGGCGGCCGCGCAGTTGCTGCTGGCGCTGGGCGCGTTCCTCGGGGTGATGAGCTGGATGTCGGAGATTGTCCCGGTGGTCATCCGGATGCCCGTCACCCTCCTCTACGCCGGGGCCTTCTGGGCCACCTTCTTCGGCCTCGTGAGGGAGTCGGCGCGGGGTGACACGTCGCTCGACATCCCGGAGTTCGCCGAGTTCGGAAGGGACATCCTCCTCCCCGCGCTGAGGGGGACGATGGTGTTCCTGGTCGCGAGCCTCCCCGCGCTCGTCTACGTCCTGGTCACCTACTCCGGCGTGAGCGCGTCCCTGGATGCCTTCTCGTGGTTCATCCGCTGGAACCTGCCACCGGCGCTGGCGCGCGACGCGCGGTTCTGGCTCCTGCTCTTGGCCGGCGCGGTGTGGCTGCCCATGGGACTCCTGCTCGCCGCGAGCCACCAGCCCGTGTGGCAGATGCTGAATCCGCGGATGGCGCTCCGCGTGATGCGGGGCCTGGGCTCCGACTATCTGGTCGCCACCGCCGCGCTCGCGGGATTGGTGCCCGTGCATCTCGTGGCGCACCTCCTGGCCGCGGGGGTGCGGCTGGTGAAAGTCCCCTTCCTCCCCCACCTCGTGGCCGAATGCCTCACGCTGGTGGCGCCGCTGCTCGCCGCGCACGTGCTGGGCCTGTTGCTCTTCGTGCGAGGCGACCAG from Myxococcus stipitatus carries:
- a CDS encoding DUF4956 domain-containing protein produces the protein MDLSLPSFFEGAKAEMNALSITVMLPRMLAAAFIGALLSLRPWRVLLRRPLPKSDMVQAQVLLCAAAAVITAVIGDSVAKAFGLVGLGGFVRFRSGLKDPRDAAILFLMIGLGMACGHGSLGLASVGTVFVAALLFVLDLFNRGEVPGTLKQRLLVSAQADDLVTAEATLRSALGERNVLVKSCALDFDGRRLELEVEEPVPGSLTAALGRTEGMPLRGLRWTAVSPKGGREELT
- a CDS encoding RsmB/NOP family class I SAM-dependent RNA methyltransferase produces the protein MAQKSRFRPSARPAAKKSSAPPRGKKPTLSERERSTRPLREDLVLQACLEAYALVRHEGRLSDRALDFTLRRKANLYSSERRAVAERVYALLRRQRTVDFLLGRAHPRFDALDATRQDVLRLATSRVLHGEPLADVARTSSLAPSDVSALNALPQAAAALEALPEKKRFPIAASLPDFLAERFLALYGPDAARAAEAMNERAPLTVRANLLKEDRDALAKRLAAEEVESKATPLSPMGLHLETRLNVFSLTSFREGFVEIQDEGSQLLGMLVDAPPTRVVDACAGAGGKTLQLAAQMKNRGDLHALDIDERRLDDLKKRARRAGVHNVRAQLIPAEGPEVDSALEALVGKADRVLVDAPCSGTGTFRRKPDARYRLTPQDLEQHVARQKLLLERFSRMVKPGGRLIYGTCSVLREENEAVIEDFLSRHPEYTVRPVAELLGAELGAKVGPGPYLRLAPHSHGTDGFFGAVLVRAK
- a CDS encoding M61 family metallopeptidase, with protein sequence MSHTVRYRVSMPRPHTHLVEVEASFPGGAATLDARMPVWTPGSYLVREFARHVQDVSAAAPDGTALPVRRMDKQTWRVHAGGQAVTLRYRVYANELTVRTSHVDGTHAYLNGATVFLYTDATRDAEHHVTVDAPKGWSTFCALDSRDGAFIAPDYDALVDSPFEVGPHTPLTFTVAGVPHDIVVWGDSVADPERLCADFQRLCEVQARLFGGLPMRRYLFLLYLTDKGRGGLEHQASTALLFPRTALATNRGWEDLLTLAAHEYFHLWVVKRVKPRTLVPFDYTQENYTSLLWAFEGTTAYYDNLIVRRSGLMSAQRYLTRLGETLTTLQSTPGRRTQTLLEASMVSWVKHYRPDENSPNSAISYYLKGEVVSALLDLEIRRATQDTRGLDDVLRLLWARHGDGSGVDEEGVEAAASEVAGVDLKAFFDRALRTTEELDYSVLSHVGLEASFRPRESPGDRGGTPPKSRTGEAKPRGWLGITLKGSATVASVLDGSPAQDAGLYAEDDVVALDGWKADGNALVSRCEDRKPGDTVRVTVFRRDKLMEVPVVLGTKPAEAVWLARVDKPTDAQKAAYQSWLGAPWDEAPGAT
- the tmk gene encoding dTMP kinase, which encodes MFIDFEGIDGSGKTTLSNLLAGRLKKLGYRVAHAREGGELRSSTARRVRELTRDARLLEMSTRAEFFLNLARDAQQLEEVVAPALSRGEVCITDRYLYSQLALSGGGRGLPLAELRPACELASQGLWPDLVILVDVDPDLARLRKRLGKAQSDRSAESDSRKGLAGAGLAVRTREAFLALAREDPRRWLILENNDVPLRVLEQRLVDAVVARLEGRDTPVQRIVPSPIAPPPPGPVRVEQVEEHFFQTLDAVELREPALALWLLDGLPGLAAHQRRLDFVERFPSLTARGLQGLDDDAAWSLREVLAPLAPLQVASGLTGLMSPRAAMMRERLYVHAPAEVLQGLKADDSPQAWALRERGMRDGRLAAVLLGLAGMDSEESWVVREAGMSRGLHAEVARSLGGLSDARAEALREVLLPHDRLAVLRGTLGLDTPVARGLREALADKALKLVLRSLTGLSSRESWALRERSAHKTKEALDSVDGMSDPRAWKLRVAHANRWPATVLSSLRGLPLEPETRLLMERILETHATRLPVLRNAYSVIATAATLDARGWVSRPGRPAVEPPSQQMEV
- a CDS encoding metallophosphoesterase; the encoded protein is MHRKTRFTLMAVALTLVSGMASAGVLARDPYLQKVGPDTALVAFRLASSCSPEVRYGTGAVSEVARSETTGRNHAVVLTGLKPGTEYTYEVSACGTTTPPKRFTTAPEPGTRRVHFAAMGDFGTGGSDQRKVVARMLTNKPELFVALGDNAYPDGTEADFQNNLFTPMAPLLAEVPMFATPGNHEYVTNEGEPYLNNLFMPTNNPAGSERYFSFDWGHVHFVSIDSNCALGLSAPNRCTLAAQKAWLETDLATTKQPWKVVFFHHPAWSSGEHGSQLTMRRQFAPLLEKYGVDLVLTGHDHNYERSKPMKGDGIASSGGIPYLVVGGGGAALRPFAGGQPDWSVIRDSKAYGYLDVEVVEGVLNAKLVTVDNKVLDSFTLRKDLPPVEQPPPAAALTINVEGQRGVAPHKVLVRATTSSPDVPVRWDFGDGGTAEGHTAEHVYTKAGQFTVTATATFGAVTRTATAVVTVSEAPGGTPDGGTSPGTDGGTSPGTDGGTSPGTDGGTSPGADAGTSPGTDAGTGTQPGTDNPTPPPAIADKDEGSGGGGCSATSTATLLPAGGLLLSRLLRRRRASRQA
- a CDS encoding VTC domain-containing protein; amino-acid sequence: MLSFSEGEVTRIRREFKLVLEEQAAQVLSQRLSEDMGGLTPMPTRIVSVYFDRPGCPLAERALRSPDDCLKVRTKEYAPDVGAEGVERVVLEVKRESHGLTQKRRVWVPRAELGRVLGGGTRLLPLITGGSLSPVLAVTYQRHVYPSPRGWRVTVDRDIGYHQIAPEVAMSQFSLTSERLGPPRSREGRVVVEVKHLGQELPDWLASLNPGGVPTYSKFAEGMARVHAFVVDGVARG